One window of the Parasphingopyxis algicola genome contains the following:
- a CDS encoding S9 family peptidase yields MCRHALALFGEGEEHIVSEHIRSIRIPVPFVAVLALVFFSSPAHSTDSSSGFDNDQITIGSYFSVNRVRELELSPDGRMIVYVTDVQSLHDNNLVREVRIRRTASRTDRPLPVEIQSGRNFQWMRGRNALAFLLENSGSTQIVTYDLDSEEIEQITRARHPVISFRLSPDGRSVSYVTQEISYQGDTLYHRMHNGEEGILVDINNLSVYDFVDPGSRRSDARQSISTLWLAALGGDSVQQIDTPGRVVDFHWSPESDLLAITYVDSEMTGFASFLRTSVGIYRIGENSFQVIAEADPPQHGQPGSSFSGGEWLSEGNRIFLRRVALSDLWIDPHFPQWAAIDLPASGSIADEQQIWHEIEMSTYSDQPGFITAGDDYFYIERTVEGVRRIDRVSPVGDVEPVELCPDLVGDTSLVRFSGDFETVVFVKQSLMRPPEIYVWRDAEGCQQLTNLNDELSNVDLPIAREITWDSADGTRAHGWLLVPDASMGSERPWPLITFVHGGPSRPMTNEFIGYFSIWPYPLEAYASHGMAVFIPNYRGTQSYGRQFADPAEIDGEPIQDIVTGIDYLIAQGIADQERLAISGHSHGAWLASLILSRTNMFRAASFAEGLSNKIAMYQLMRGELNRNVHDIVHGGSLYEVPEHYVELSADLHLEGVEAAILVEAGAQSLAIGMIGLAKAARHAGVPTEYIVYPQTGHGISVPSLQKESAERNLDWFLFWLLGEEDLSLEKARQYERWRFIVEH; encoded by the coding sequence TTGTGCCGTCATGCGCTCGCACTGTTTGGCGAGGGTGAAGAACACATAGTATCCGAGCATATCCGCTCTATCAGGATTCCAGTCCCATTCGTTGCGGTGCTGGCGTTGGTCTTTTTTTCGTCGCCTGCGCACAGTACCGATTCAAGCAGCGGTTTTGACAACGACCAGATCACCATCGGTAGCTACTTTTCGGTAAATCGCGTACGAGAGCTTGAACTGTCTCCGGATGGCCGGATGATTGTCTATGTCACCGATGTCCAATCGCTCCACGACAATAATCTAGTTCGAGAGGTTCGCATTAGGCGCACAGCCTCCCGAACTGACAGGCCTCTTCCCGTAGAAATTCAATCAGGACGGAATTTCCAATGGATGCGTGGAAGAAATGCCCTCGCATTTCTGCTGGAGAACAGCGGATCAACACAAATAGTCACCTATGATTTAGATTCCGAAGAGATCGAACAAATAACCCGCGCAAGACATCCGGTTATTTCCTTCCGTCTTTCGCCGGACGGCCGTTCGGTATCGTATGTCACCCAAGAAATCTCATATCAAGGAGACACGCTGTATCACAGAATGCACAACGGCGAGGAAGGCATATTAGTCGATATCAATAACCTCAGCGTTTACGATTTTGTAGATCCGGGCTCGCGCCGATCTGACGCGCGCCAATCCATATCGACGCTCTGGCTGGCCGCATTGGGAGGCGATTCTGTCCAGCAAATCGATACTCCCGGGCGAGTAGTAGATTTCCATTGGTCTCCGGAGTCAGACCTTTTGGCGATAACCTATGTTGATAGCGAAATGACAGGTTTTGCTTCGTTTTTGAGAACCAGCGTTGGAATATATCGAATCGGTGAAAATAGTTTTCAGGTAATTGCGGAGGCTGACCCTCCTCAACATGGCCAACCCGGTAGCAGTTTTTCCGGAGGTGAGTGGTTGTCGGAGGGAAATCGTATTTTCCTGCGCCGTGTTGCTCTATCTGATCTTTGGATTGATCCGCATTTTCCCCAATGGGCGGCGATAGATCTTCCGGCAAGCGGCTCCATCGCGGACGAGCAACAGATATGGCACGAAATCGAGATGAGCACCTATAGCGATCAACCAGGTTTTATTACTGCTGGAGATGATTATTTTTACATAGAGAGAACAGTCGAAGGTGTGCGCAGGATTGATCGCGTATCGCCCGTGGGGGATGTGGAACCAGTCGAATTGTGTCCAGATCTTGTAGGAGATACATCGCTGGTTCGATTCAGCGGCGACTTCGAAACAGTTGTTTTCGTAAAACAGAGTCTGATGCGCCCGCCCGAGATTTACGTTTGGCGCGATGCGGAAGGGTGCCAGCAGTTGACGAATCTGAACGATGAGTTGTCGAATGTCGACCTGCCTATCGCTAGAGAAATAACCTGGGACAGTGCAGATGGAACGCGCGCCCATGGTTGGCTCTTGGTACCGGACGCATCGATGGGCAGTGAACGGCCTTGGCCTCTCATAACGTTCGTTCATGGCGGCCCGTCTCGCCCAATGACCAATGAGTTTATTGGATATTTTTCCATATGGCCCTACCCGCTCGAGGCTTATGCGTCGCACGGCATGGCAGTATTTATCCCAAATTACCGTGGCACCCAGAGTTATGGCAGACAGTTCGCCGACCCGGCAGAGATAGACGGCGAACCCATCCAAGACATAGTGACCGGGATTGATTATCTGATCGCACAAGGCATTGCGGATCAGGAGCGTTTGGCTATTTCAGGCCACAGTCACGGCGCTTGGTTAGCGTCACTGATTTTGAGTCGCACGAACATGTTCCGCGCAGCAAGTTTCGCTGAAGGTCTGAGCAACAAAATAGCGATGTATCAACTGATGCGTGGAGAACTGAACAGGAATGTTCACGACATTGTCCATGGCGGAAGCTTATATGAAGTACCCGAACACTATGTCGAGCTCTCAGCAGATCTGCATCTGGAGGGCGTTGAAGCAGCAATCCTGGTCGAAGCTGGCGCTCAAAGTCTGGCAATTGGTATGATCGGATTGGCCAAGGCAGCAAGACATGCCGGCGTCCCGACCGAATACATCGTTTATCCGCAGACCGGCCATGGTATTTCAGTTCCGAGTTTGCAAAAAGAATCAGCCGAGCGAAATCTAGATTGGTTTCTTTTCTGGCTTTTGGGAGAAGAGGATCTTAGTCTCGAGAAAGCCAGGCAATATGAGCGATGGCGTTTCATCGTAGAACACTGA
- a CDS encoding asparagine synthase-related protein produces the protein MMYRYLVLRWNRDNDRAARVAAAIASSLPEVSPHEWSRPWSAPGIAVFHSGEAKGRMQTYRLHNDSGVVLGRLFRNGSDGEYHSQIDDFGEVDTRACLDSKGQHLIDKFWGRYVTFLHEPDSGTLFVMRDPSGAFPCFFTEYEDVEIYFSDMQDAANFEFLPFTVNWEYIKTNIMLPQYQKTHTGLNEVGEILPAECVEIAPEGRTSRFVWNPYEIAETDPIEDPEEAAKLLRKTVRNTIQALSGCYDRIIHNLGGLDSSIALACMADAPDRPEITCVTHYTKSLRGEERFYSRQAANKAGVPLVECELDYRNANLSRVFESNKLANPLGFFDCIGLNGHVLALAREKDAQALFYGVGGDQVFYQPPFNLAALDYVHYHGFGRDTLKVAMEASRYGRKTLATTLRSMVRERFWPTPCYDYVHDVLFANYKLPLVNPDFVGTVGHECFLHPLLQPDDRMAKGKYLHILMSAFASKEYYNHWDADYLAERVHVYLTQPIIEVCLRIPAWVMTYAGIERGLARKTFRHDLPRDVVKRVSKTGPDAYYKDIFEHNIDLVRDCLGDGIMARQRIFSQERLLQTLSGEDVFLTAVPHRILGYLAIEAWIRSWAERPTAQPRRLTDTMPSAAG, from the coding sequence ATGATGTATCGCTATCTCGTCTTGCGCTGGAACAGGGACAATGATCGCGCGGCGCGGGTCGCCGCGGCCATTGCATCGAGCCTTCCCGAAGTTTCGCCGCACGAATGGTCGCGGCCTTGGTCGGCGCCGGGCATTGCCGTGTTTCATTCGGGCGAGGCAAAGGGCCGGATGCAGACCTATCGTCTGCATAATGATTCCGGCGTGGTCCTGGGCCGGCTTTTCAGGAACGGATCGGACGGCGAATACCATTCGCAGATCGATGATTTCGGTGAAGTGGACACCCGAGCCTGTCTAGATTCCAAGGGTCAGCATTTGATCGATAAATTCTGGGGCCGTTATGTCACGTTCCTGCACGAACCGGACAGCGGCACGCTGTTTGTCATGCGCGATCCGAGCGGGGCGTTTCCCTGTTTCTTTACCGAGTACGAAGATGTCGAGATCTACTTCTCCGACATGCAGGACGCGGCGAATTTCGAGTTTCTGCCGTTCACGGTGAACTGGGAATATATCAAAACCAACATCATGCTGCCCCAGTATCAGAAGACCCATACCGGGCTGAACGAGGTCGGCGAGATATTGCCCGCGGAATGCGTCGAGATCGCGCCCGAGGGCAGGACAAGCCGATTCGTCTGGAATCCCTACGAAATCGCCGAAACCGATCCAATCGAGGATCCCGAGGAGGCGGCGAAGCTCCTGCGTAAGACCGTCAGGAATACGATCCAGGCGCTCTCTGGCTGCTACGACCGTATCATCCACAATTTGGGCGGGCTTGATTCCTCAATCGCGCTAGCCTGTATGGCAGATGCGCCCGATCGGCCGGAGATCACCTGCGTCACCCATTATACCAAGTCGTTGCGCGGCGAGGAGCGGTTCTACAGCCGGCAGGCAGCAAACAAGGCGGGCGTTCCGTTGGTCGAATGCGAGCTCGATTATCGGAACGCCAACCTCTCGCGCGTTTTTGAATCGAACAAGCTGGCGAACCCGCTGGGGTTTTTCGATTGCATCGGATTGAACGGCCATGTCCTTGCGCTCGCGCGCGAGAAAGACGCGCAGGCGCTCTTTTACGGCGTCGGCGGTGACCAGGTATTCTATCAGCCTCCGTTCAACCTCGCCGCTCTCGATTATGTGCATTATCACGGCTTCGGGAGGGACACGCTGAAGGTTGCGATGGAGGCATCCCGCTATGGCCGGAAGACCTTGGCCACGACGTTGCGGAGCATGGTTCGGGAGAGATTCTGGCCGACACCCTGCTACGACTATGTGCACGATGTCTTGTTTGCAAATTACAAACTTCCCCTCGTCAATCCCGATTTCGTTGGCACGGTCGGGCATGAGTGCTTCCTACACCCACTTCTTCAGCCGGATGATCGAATGGCGAAAGGAAAGTATCTGCATATTCTTATGTCGGCCTTTGCGTCGAAAGAATACTACAATCATTGGGACGCGGACTATCTTGCCGAACGAGTACACGTCTATTTGACTCAACCAATCATAGAGGTGTGTCTACGCATACCGGCCTGGGTGATGACGTACGCCGGAATCGAGCGCGGACTCGCGCGGAAGACTTTTCGTCACGACCTTCCACGAGATGTTGTCAAAAGGGTGAGCAAGACTGGTCCCGACGCATATTACAAAGATATTTTTGAGCACAATATTGACCTCGTTCGGGATTGCCTGGGTGACGGCATCATGGCCAGGCAGCGAATTTTTTCACAGGAGAGGCTGTTGCAAACGCTGAGTGGCGAGGATGTGTTTTTGACTGCCGTGCCCCATCGAATTCTAGGTTATCTCGCTATCGAGGCATGGATTAGAAGTTGGGCCGAACGGCCGACGGCGCAACCCAGACGGCTGACCGACACAATGCCAAGTGCTGCTGGATGA
- a CDS encoding lasso peptide biosynthesis B2 protein, with translation MDMMARPQYFLTEKTFLCLTDGIFVFLDLKNDKYSALERQHTGAFARLVGLYSLRNESDAIGPAEIASVADVMDDLETHGLLTRDAETGKPAELIEERRDLKELLGYEIGESPAIRVYHVINFFSALIVVKTMLRFASMDRIITRVRRRRERNRSRLQDGPEAPDLDRVNEMVEIYKMLKPLFVTVKDNCLFNSFFLIEFLARYGIYPNWVFGVRLNEFYAHCWVQDGDLIYDDFVDTVCQNQPIMAV, from the coding sequence ATGGACATGATGGCGCGTCCTCAATATTTTTTGACCGAGAAGACATTCCTCTGTCTGACCGACGGCATCTTCGTTTTTCTCGATCTCAAGAACGATAAATATAGTGCGCTCGAGCGCCAGCATACCGGCGCGTTTGCGAGGCTTGTTGGCCTCTACTCACTTCGAAACGAATCTGACGCGATCGGGCCTGCGGAAATCGCCAGCGTTGCCGATGTTATGGACGATCTCGAAACGCACGGCCTACTGACCCGCGATGCTGAAACAGGCAAGCCAGCCGAACTGATCGAGGAGCGGCGCGACCTGAAGGAACTGCTCGGCTACGAGATCGGCGAGAGCCCAGCGATACGCGTCTATCATGTGATCAACTTCTTTAGCGCGCTGATCGTCGTGAAGACCATGCTGCGCTTCGCCTCCATGGACCGGATCATCACGAGGGTGCGCCGTCGCCGCGAACGGAATCGTTCTAGGTTGCAGGATGGACCCGAAGCACCCGACCTCGATCGGGTCAACGAGATGGTCGAAATCTACAAGATGTTGAAGCCGCTGTTCGTGACGGTGAAGGACAATTGCCTGTTCAACTCCTTCTTCCTGATCGAATTTCTCGCGCGCTACGGCATCTATCCAAACTGGGTGTTCGGCGTACGTCTCAACGAATTCTACGCCCATTGCTGGGTCCAGGACGGTGATCTGATCTACGACGATTTCGTCGATACGGTCTGCCAGAACCAGCCGATCATGGCGGTTTAG
- a CDS encoding ATP-binding cassette domain-containing protein produces MTAGTRPRNTPPAAASLRQAFALARIEADGLVKRRLGWALIFVIMTAALAALAPIALKYAVDALERGEPIGLFDVGGMASGPALMLGPIALVAFYLLGLWASRSFGELRWFLYGTADRRLHRNLSRRLLDHVLKLPMSFHLDRRTGGLNQTLVQGLAGYSILLNHAVFTLLPVLIEVVLIGAVLLFFLELEFLLILLFSVVAYAAAFAIGVRSIIGPSRAVAETQVDAYANLTDSILNAETVKYFTAERHVGTRYDEALATSESEWRRFYWRKSLNGLLVALVFACSLGAAIILGARQVMAGQMTVGDFVLVNAYMLQIVRPMETLGAAFRDIAHGAAFLEKMTGLMVRDIEYPDRSSSSTELAHCAPGAGRLEFDAVGFAYLPGRPVLHDINFVVASGRTVGIVGGSGAGKSSIIRLLMRLYDPDSGEIRLNGVSTRAMPLEELRRAIAVVPQDAVLFNESIAYNIGFGRPNASLADIEQAARFAHIHDKITAMPDGYQTRVGERGLKLSGGEKQRVSIARAVLKRPQLFVFDEATSSLDSKTERGILDNLIEVSKGMTTLIIAHRLSTVRHADEILVVDQGRIVERGDHHALLEQGGAYVAMWKIQNGKLLEA; encoded by the coding sequence ATGACGGCAGGCACTCGGCCTCGAAATACACCGCCCGCCGCGGCCTCGCTGCGCCAGGCTTTCGCGCTTGCGCGAATCGAAGCGGACGGGCTGGTCAAACGGCGTCTCGGTTGGGCTCTGATCTTCGTGATCATGACCGCCGCGCTTGCCGCGCTGGCGCCGATCGCCCTTAAATATGCGGTCGATGCGTTGGAGCGCGGTGAGCCCATAGGTCTTTTCGACGTCGGCGGTATGGCATCCGGCCCCGCTTTGATGCTCGGGCCGATCGCACTAGTCGCGTTCTATTTGCTCGGCCTATGGGCCTCGCGGAGCTTCGGCGAGCTGCGCTGGTTTCTCTACGGCACGGCTGACCGGCGACTGCATCGCAACCTCAGCCGGCGGCTGCTCGATCATGTGTTGAAACTGCCGATGAGCTTTCATCTCGATCGCCGCACCGGCGGGCTCAACCAGACTCTGGTGCAGGGGCTCGCCGGCTATTCGATTTTGCTCAACCATGCGGTCTTCACGCTGCTTCCCGTGCTCATCGAAGTCGTGCTGATCGGCGCGGTGCTCTTGTTCTTCCTCGAGCTTGAATTCCTCCTCATCCTGCTCTTCTCGGTTGTCGCCTATGCCGCGGCCTTCGCGATCGGCGTGCGGTCGATTATCGGACCGAGCCGGGCGGTCGCCGAGACCCAGGTCGACGCCTATGCGAATCTCACCGACAGCATTCTCAACGCCGAGACCGTCAAATATTTCACCGCCGAGCGCCATGTCGGAACCCGTTATGACGAAGCGTTGGCGACCTCCGAAAGCGAGTGGCGACGTTTCTATTGGCGCAAATCGTTGAACGGTTTGCTTGTCGCCTTGGTGTTTGCGTGTTCGCTCGGTGCCGCGATCATTTTGGGCGCAAGGCAGGTCATGGCCGGCCAGATGACGGTCGGTGATTTCGTGCTCGTTAATGCCTATATGTTGCAGATCGTCCGACCGATGGAGACGCTCGGCGCTGCCTTCCGCGATATCGCGCATGGCGCGGCGTTTCTCGAGAAGATGACCGGGCTGATGGTGCGCGATATCGAATATCCGGATCGATCCTCTTCCTCCACTGAACTAGCTCACTGTGCGCCCGGTGCCGGCAGACTGGAATTTGATGCGGTCGGCTTTGCCTATCTGCCCGGCCGGCCCGTGCTCCACGACATCAACTTCGTGGTGGCGTCGGGCCGCACGGTAGGCATTGTCGGGGGTAGCGGCGCGGGCAAATCCTCGATCATCCGCCTGCTAATGCGTCTCTACGATCCCGATAGCGGCGAGATCCGGCTGAACGGGGTATCGACACGCGCCATGCCGCTTGAGGAGTTGCGCCGCGCGATCGCCGTCGTGCCCCAGGATGCCGTGCTCTTCAACGAGAGCATCGCCTACAATATCGGTTTCGGACGGCCGAATGCTTCGCTGGCCGATATCGAGCAGGCGGCGCGCTTCGCGCATATTCACGACAAGATCACGGCGATGCCCGACGGCTACCAAACCAGAGTCGGCGAGCGTGGGCTCAAACTATCGGGCGGCGAGAAACAGCGCGTCTCGATCGCGCGCGCGGTCCTCAAACGGCCGCAACTCTTCGTCTTCGACGAAGCGACCTCGTCGCTCGATTCCAAAACCGAGCGCGGCATTCTCGATAATCTTATCGAGGTGTCGAAGGGCATGACGACACTGATCATCGCCCATCGGCTATCGACGGTCCGCCATGCCGATGAGATTCTGGTGGTCGACCAGGGCCGTATCGTCGAGCGCGGCGACCATCACGCCTTGCTCGAACAGGGCGGCGCCTATGTTGCGATGTGGAAAATACAAAATGGAAAACTTTTGGAGGCTTGA
- a CDS encoding GntR family transcriptional regulator yields MRSCRRAANINIDRGWIDDEAGLSGRRSVSKIGGSERGDPVAAGRLSPEETTMKLSISPQKALEVGAENLVYTHLRQMVMRHELPPGQRIYPKELTDELRASVTPIREALIRLSTETVVNEVPHLGFFTPDVTNADLRFLYESNRLALQWTLDEIVRPDRKTGLLKPPDEVTHAALASPLEAVETTDLLFMHLVRHSNEIHAMRNVSIFCARTFFSRLRECKRSEEKRKEVVRLCRLYAERDFGGLREALDDFHEEGRNGLSKTSDLLDGGTESSAAA; encoded by the coding sequence ATGCGCAGCTGCCGGAGGGCGGCGAACATCAACATCGACAGGGGTTGGATCGACGACGAGGCCGGATTGTCCGGACGGCGGTCGGTATCGAAGATTGGGGGAAGTGAACGCGGCGACCCGGTCGCCGCAGGACGATTGTCACCCGAGGAAACGACCATGAAACTCTCAATTTCCCCGCAGAAAGCCCTTGAGGTCGGCGCGGAAAACCTTGTCTATACCCATCTTCGACAGATGGTCATGCGGCATGAATTGCCACCCGGCCAGCGCATCTATCCCAAAGAACTCACCGATGAGTTGAGGGCCAGCGTTACGCCCATCCGTGAAGCGCTGATCCGACTTTCCACCGAAACCGTCGTCAACGAAGTTCCGCATCTCGGTTTTTTCACACCCGATGTCACGAACGCCGATTTGCGTTTTCTTTATGAGTCGAACCGGCTGGCGCTCCAATGGACGTTGGATGAGATCGTGCGGCCGGACAGAAAAACCGGTCTGTTAAAACCCCCAGATGAAGTGACGCATGCCGCGTTGGCGAGCCCGCTTGAGGCCGTCGAAACGACCGATTTACTCTTCATGCATCTGGTCCGACATTCCAACGAGATCCATGCGATGCGAAATGTCTCGATATTCTGCGCGCGCACATTCTTCTCTCGCCTCCGGGAATGCAAAAGAAGCGAGGAAAAGCGCAAAGAAGTCGTTCGCCTTTGCCGGCTCTACGCCGAGCGCGATTTCGGAGGGCTGCGCGAGGCATTGGACGATTTTCACGAGGAAGGGCGCAACGGCCTTTCCAAGACCTCGGATCTTCTCGATGGTGGGACCGAGTCCAGCGCCGCGGCATGA
- a CDS encoding GntR family transcriptional regulator, whose protein sequence is MIPQSGLDRDLSAVPSVGSVVVRSPMDRSQVRQGVNSAYTRLKARLCTNHYPPGTPLGADALAHDLEMGATAVREALIWLAAERLTEFDPHSGFVVKRATQSEIADLYNLNQDLLEAVAARIDRTVAASDGARLFHQARRICETDGWTSAGFAELTGRLFHAIAGRSDNAEAVYAVSGISDRLHGVRCVEWAVLPAAAAELAELCHIFYRAEPGELSGSLTAYHAYRLARIEEICDAFGKTALIAA, encoded by the coding sequence ATGATCCCACAGTCAGGCCTTGATCGCGACTTGTCCGCTGTGCCTTCGGTCGGATCGGTTGTCGTGCGTTCACCTATGGACCGTTCTCAGGTCCGCCAAGGTGTGAATTCGGCCTATACCCGGCTGAAAGCTAGGCTTTGCACCAACCACTACCCGCCTGGAACGCCGCTCGGAGCGGACGCGCTTGCGCATGATCTGGAAATGGGCGCCACGGCTGTCCGCGAGGCGCTGATCTGGCTTGCAGCCGAGCGGCTCACCGAGTTCGATCCGCATTCGGGTTTTGTGGTCAAGCGGGCGACACAGAGCGAAATTGCCGATCTCTACAATTTGAATCAGGATTTGCTTGAAGCGGTGGCGGCCCGGATCGACCGCACCGTTGCAGCGAGCGATGGCGCAAGGCTGTTCCACCAGGCGCGGCGGATTTGCGAAACCGATGGCTGGACCAGCGCCGGTTTTGCCGAATTGACCGGTCGGCTTTTCCACGCCATCGCCGGGCGGTCGGACAATGCGGAAGCTGTCTACGCTGTTTCGGGTATCAGCGATCGGCTCCACGGTGTGCGGTGCGTCGAATGGGCCGTGCTCCCCGCCGCCGCCGCGGAGCTCGCCGAGCTGTGCCACATTTTCTATCGCGCGGAGCCGGGTGAATTATCCGGAAGTCTTACAGCCTATCACGCGTATCGGCTCGCAAGAATCGAGGAGATATGTGACGCGTTTGGCAAAACGGCGCTGATCGCCGCTTGA
- a CDS encoding MucR family transcriptional regulator produces the protein MAEPTDMTEALITLTADIVSAHVSNNSVAVSDLPLLIQNVHNALTELNEANAPEEKPEPAVSIRSSIKPDYIVCLEDGKKLKMLKRHLMTQYGMTPDEYRQKWGLPADYPMVSPNYAEQRRKLAKKIGLGRKPGKTKKR, from the coding sequence ATGGCCGAACCGACAGATATGACCGAAGCGCTCATCACCCTGACCGCCGATATTGTCTCGGCCCATGTCAGCAACAACAGCGTCGCCGTGTCAGACCTGCCGTTGCTGATCCAGAACGTCCATAATGCATTGACCGAACTGAACGAAGCGAACGCTCCGGAAGAAAAACCGGAGCCCGCGGTTTCGATCCGCTCCTCGATCAAGCCGGACTATATCGTGTGCCTTGAAGACGGCAAGAAACTCAAAATGCTCAAGCGCCACTTGATGACGCAATATGGCATGACCCCCGACGAGTATCGCCAGAAATGGGGTCTGCCGGCCGATTATCCGATGGTCTCGCCAAACTATGCCGAGCAGCGCCGCAAGCTGGCGAAAAAAATCGGTCTTGGCCGCAAACCGGGTAAGACCAAGAAGCGTTAG
- a CDS encoding DUF7146 domain-containing protein: MSFTIADRARDVVDRLRGAWHGDYALCPCPVHQDDGSWLSVRIGDKAVLFHCFAGCTPQQIFAALRRTGISAATGGYRGAVPEEDEYRALVRSIWSEGTAIKGTLAEHYLHGCGIDTQNLNLRFSARMPTGQPRKRSWYPALLAPIEDATGIIALEQTFLDEDSGKTARIGQPKHIVGLPGGGAVRLGGLAEDGVLGLTTTIEDALAITQQSGHICWAVCESERYPQIAIPVHVSKIILFSHHGREAARAVVNAKLALGADGRTVEVQLPWNDGDWIDGLKLVQSA; the protein is encoded by the coding sequence GTGAGTTTTACGATTGCCGATCGCGCGCGCGATGTCGTCGACCGGCTCCGGGGCGCCTGGCACGGCGATTATGCGCTGTGCCCGTGCCCCGTGCATCAGGATGACGGCTCGTGGCTGTCTGTCCGGATCGGCGACAAGGCGGTTCTGTTCCATTGTTTTGCAGGCTGTACGCCACAACAGATTTTCGCCGCGCTGCGCCGGACAGGCATTTCGGCGGCAACCGGCGGATATCGCGGCGCGGTTCCCGAGGAGGATGAATATCGGGCGCTGGTGCGCTCGATCTGGTCCGAAGGCACAGCGATCAAAGGCACCCTTGCCGAACATTACCTGCACGGCTGCGGTATCGACACGCAGAACCTGAACTTGCGGTTCAGCGCCCGCATGCCCACCGGTCAGCCGCGCAAGCGATCATGGTATCCGGCTCTGCTCGCCCCGATCGAAGATGCGACCGGGATCATCGCTCTGGAACAGACCTTTCTCGACGAGGACAGCGGAAAAACGGCGCGCATCGGTCAACCAAAGCATATCGTGGGCCTGCCCGGCGGCGGTGCGGTTCGCTTGGGCGGCCTGGCTGAGGACGGTGTGCTTGGCCTCACCACGACAATCGAGGACGCGCTCGCCATAACCCAGCAATCAGGACATATATGTTGGGCCGTATGCGAAAGTGAGCGCTATCCGCAGATCGCCATTCCGGTCCATGTCTCGAAGATCATCCTCTTCTCGCATCATGGACGAGAAGCCGCACGGGCTGTCGTCAATGCCAAGCTCGCTTTGGGCGCCGATGGCCGCACAGTCGAAGTCCAGCTGCCATGGAACGATGGCGACTGGATCGACGGTCTGAAGCTCGTACAATCCGCATAA
- a CDS encoding class I SAM-dependent DNA methyltransferase, translating to MLSDLPKTLIERPRNVRFPKESSHEFDQNQAFFFLEEDGKERKIRFHDYDEIYDRPGLYEQLFYERLQCSSPKRVADALAEAVNEAEERMEGLRVFDLGAGNGIVGAELKRFNIARLVGADILAEAKEAAMRDRPGIYDDYVVADVTRLDTAQKRSLEDWRFSAMTTVAALGFDDIPAEAFLSAANIISDRGWLAFTIRTDFLANEDASGFARLIKALLYEDLVELHHLERYRHRLSIDGDPIFYFAIIARKRGPLSKTLLDA from the coding sequence GTGCTGAGTGACCTGCCCAAAACCCTTATCGAAAGACCGCGCAATGTGCGCTTTCCCAAGGAATCCTCCCATGAGTTCGATCAGAACCAGGCGTTCTTCTTTCTCGAAGAGGATGGTAAGGAGCGTAAGATCCGGTTTCACGATTATGATGAAATCTACGACCGCCCGGGTCTTTACGAACAGCTCTTCTATGAACGCTTGCAATGCTCTTCGCCGAAGCGCGTGGCCGATGCGCTCGCCGAAGCGGTCAACGAAGCCGAGGAGCGGATGGAGGGGCTGCGTGTCTTCGATCTCGGCGCCGGCAACGGTATTGTTGGCGCGGAACTCAAGCGCTTCAACATTGCGCGCCTGGTCGGCGCCGATATCCTCGCCGAGGCGAAAGAAGCCGCGATGCGCGATCGGCCCGGCATCTACGATGATTATGTGGTTGCCGATGTCACCCGGCTCGACACGGCGCAAAAGCGATCGCTCGAAGACTGGCGGTTCTCGGCGATGACGACGGTCGCCGCGCTCGGGTTCGACGATATTCCCGCCGAAGCCTTTTTGAGCGCCGCAAACATCATTTCCGATCGCGGCTGGCTCGCCTTCACGATCCGCACCGATTTCCTCGCCAATGAAGACGCGTCGGGCTTTGCGCGGCTGATCAAGGCTCTGCTCTACGAAGATTTGGTCGAGCTTCATCATCTCGAACGCTATCGACATCGGCTGTCGATCGATGGCGATCCGATCTTCTATTTCGCCATCATCGCCAGAAAGCGCGGTCCGCTGTCGAAAACGCTGCTGGACGCTTGA